In a genomic window of Bradyrhizobium ontarionense:
- a CDS encoding aldose epimerase family protein has protein sequence MAVEARIIRDVFGSLPDGREVERVTLLGAGGFEARIITYGAALQALMVPDAQGGVDDVVLGHDDLLSYLKFRNYFGATVGRYANRIAKARFVLDGQDVRLEANDGAHALHGGPDGFDRKLWQIVASEGGAQPSVTMLYVSPDGEANYPGRLDVRVTYQVTGPTELSVTFSARTTRATIVNLTNHSFFNLDGLSAGTGILDHQLTLAADSYLAIDETAIPLQGSPHAVAGTPFDFCEAHAVGARIRADDPQIKCGRGYDHNFCLRAGAGVRLAARLESPRSGRVMELLTDQPGLQVYTGNYLDATISGKGRTYRQSDAICLEPQVWPDAPNRPDFPTARLLPDEVYRHETVYRFSTAGGAA, from the coding sequence ATGGCAGTCGAGGCGCGGATCATCAGGGACGTGTTTGGGAGCCTGCCGGACGGCCGCGAGGTCGAGCGCGTGACGTTGCTTGGCGCCGGTGGTTTCGAAGCGCGCATCATCACCTATGGCGCGGCGCTGCAGGCGTTGATGGTGCCGGACGCGCAGGGCGGCGTTGACGACGTCGTGCTCGGTCATGACGACCTGCTCAGCTATCTCAAGTTCCGCAACTATTTCGGCGCGACGGTCGGGCGCTACGCCAATCGCATCGCCAAGGCGCGCTTCGTGCTCGACGGCCAGGACGTGCGCCTGGAGGCCAATGACGGCGCGCACGCGCTGCATGGCGGCCCCGACGGCTTCGACCGCAAGCTCTGGCAGATCGTCGCCAGCGAGGGTGGTGCACAGCCTTCCGTCACGATGCTCTATGTCAGTCCGGACGGCGAGGCGAACTATCCGGGCCGGCTCGATGTCCGCGTCACCTACCAGGTGACCGGACCGACGGAATTGTCCGTCACCTTCAGCGCCCGGACGACGCGCGCGACGATCGTCAACCTGACCAATCACAGCTTCTTCAATCTCGACGGGCTCTCGGCCGGTACCGGCATTCTCGATCACCAGCTGACGCTCGCCGCCGACAGCTATCTCGCCATCGATGAGACGGCGATTCCGCTTCAAGGATCGCCGCATGCCGTTGCGGGCACGCCGTTCGATTTCTGCGAGGCGCATGCGGTCGGCGCGCGCATCCGGGCCGACGATCCGCAGATCAAATGCGGCCGCGGCTACGATCATAACTTCTGTCTGCGCGCGGGAGCAGGCGTGCGCCTCGCGGCACGGCTGGAATCGCCGCGCTCCGGCCGGGTCATGGAGCTGCTCACCGACCAGCCGGGCTTGCAGGTCTATACCGGCAACTATCTCGACGCGACGATCAGCGGCAAGGGACGGACCTACCGGCAATCCGACGCGATCTGCCTGGAACCGCAGGTGTGGCCGGATGCGCCGAATCGGCCGGATTTTCCGACCGCGCGCCTGTTGCCGGACGAGGTCTATCGCCACGAGACCGTATATCGCTTCTCGACCGCGGGAGGGGCTGCATGA
- a CDS encoding Gfo/Idh/MocA family protein has translation MSELRVAIVGFGKIARDQHVPAIAATDGVTLTAVASRNASLPGLPHFGTIEELLRDGPEIDAVALCTPPQVRRAQALAALEAGKHVMLEKPPGAAVSELDPLIALAAAKGRTLFATWHSRYAPAVEPARQWLSSRHIRSVRIDWKEDVRVWHPGQGWIWEPGGLGVFDPGINALSILTRILPEPVFVTEAELSFPSNRQAPIAANLSLTTAGDLPIAAEFDFRQTGPQSWDIRIETDAGQLKLSLGGARMTADDQLMVDEKEREYPGLYRRFVELAGTGASDVDLAPLRLVADAFLLGRRQFVEPFED, from the coding sequence ATGAGCGAGCTTCGTGTCGCCATCGTCGGCTTCGGCAAGATCGCGCGGGATCAGCACGTCCCGGCGATCGCCGCCACCGATGGCGTGACCTTGACGGCGGTTGCGAGCCGCAACGCCTCGCTGCCCGGCCTGCCGCATTTCGGCACGATCGAGGAGCTGCTGCGCGACGGTCCCGAGATCGACGCGGTTGCTTTGTGCACGCCGCCGCAGGTGCGCCGCGCGCAGGCGCTCGCCGCGCTCGAGGCCGGCAAGCATGTGATGCTGGAGAAGCCGCCGGGTGCCGCCGTCAGCGAGCTCGATCCGCTGATTGCGCTCGCCGCCGCAAAGGGACGCACGCTGTTTGCGACCTGGCATTCGCGCTACGCGCCCGCGGTCGAGCCGGCACGGCAGTGGTTGTCGTCGCGCCACATCCGCAGCGTGCGGATCGACTGGAAGGAGGACGTGCGCGTCTGGCATCCGGGGCAGGGATGGATCTGGGAGCCGGGCGGTCTCGGCGTGTTCGATCCCGGCATCAACGCGCTGTCGATCCTGACCCGCATCCTGCCCGAGCCGGTGTTCGTGACCGAGGCGGAGCTGTCGTTTCCGTCCAACCGTCAGGCCCCGATCGCGGCCAACCTGTCGCTGACCACGGCGGGCGATCTGCCGATCGCGGCCGAATTCGACTTCCGCCAGACCGGGCCGCAGAGCTGGGACATCCGGATCGAGACCGACGCAGGGCAGCTGAAGCTGTCGCTGGGCGGCGCGCGCATGACCGCCGACGACCAGCTGATGGTCGACGAGAAGGAACGCGAATATCCCGGTCTCTATCGCCGCTTCGTCGAGCTCGCCGGGACCGGCGCGAGCGACGTCGATCTGGCGCCGCTACGGCTGGTGGCCGACGCCTTCCTGCTCGGCCGCCGCCAGTTCGTCGAGCCGTTCGAGGACTAA